The following are encoded in a window of Sulfurimonas sp. C5 genomic DNA:
- a CDS encoding helix-turn-helix transcriptional regulator gives MQVFPDINKEELDTFYKNIGKNVRDARNKKQVSQLELAIAIGHKSTSFLSNCENYKFKEHFNLEHLYLISKVLEVDICELIYGDAHNE, from the coding sequence TTGCAAGTTTTTCCAGATATTAATAAAGAGGAATTAGATACTTTTTACAAAAACATAGGTAAAAATGTAAGAGATGCCCGAAACAAAAAACAAGTAAGTCAATTAGAACTAGCAATAGCAATAGGACATAAAAGTACATCATTCTTATCTAATTGTGAAAACTATAAATTTAAAGAGCACTTTAATCTTGAACATCTTTATTTAATATCTAAAGTTTTAGAAGTTGATATTTGTGAACTAATATATGGTGATGCTCATAATGAGTAA
- the dptF gene encoding DNA phosphorothioation-dependent restriction protein DptF — MSKLYDLISKLSKSSPEAVNTLKSSNSSLMDYLYITTEVEKKYLELLEQNFSNKSIIFLCGSSGDGKSAIINRHYKKYKSNYEFHVDATHSFEPSQTSIEALNESFTKYKNSNKSLVVGINIGIMLNFIAEGSQEHSDIIDSFKLYDKKRTSSNNIFFINFEDYPKFKFENKQISSPFIESILNKITEQSEENPFYKAFLEDIENETTSVVHQNYKLLSDKSIQKSIINLLILVYLKYDQFVTARTLLDFIYTLIKGPKILINQLFEERSNPIINNIHKEDPILNRTFLLDKFILESSTNQTNNDLDTFIEDFNKACKKPILKNNEPFTLLRCFYLFKDCELSNNYHHIFKDSFEKSTKNIINFIELISSHQNYDKTVIKEFYEKLKNAIYIYVNKTAPTLTEKKLFTISAIENSIIATPLKIRENTDKIKEHQINTFNSFPLFITINGIEIKTIDITFNMYQLLLSINEGYRPNKHDRNTIIIFEELIQSINEIAILSEEISIIHDKTRIDFSYIEDDDIEVQKYER; from the coding sequence ATGAGTAAACTATACGATCTAATCTCAAAACTTTCAAAGTCTTCACCAGAAGCAGTTAATACTTTAAAAAGTTCTAATTCAAGTTTAATGGATTACCTGTATATTACAACTGAAGTAGAAAAAAAATATTTAGAACTTTTAGAACAAAATTTCTCCAATAAGTCCATTATATTTTTATGTGGTAGTAGTGGGGATGGAAAGTCTGCAATAATCAACCGTCATTATAAAAAGTATAAATCAAATTATGAGTTTCATGTTGATGCTACTCATAGTTTTGAACCATCTCAAACTTCTATAGAAGCATTAAACGAAAGTTTTACTAAATATAAAAATTCGAACAAATCTTTAGTAGTAGGTATTAATATTGGGATTATGCTGAATTTTATTGCGGAAGGCTCTCAAGAGCATAGTGATATTATAGATTCTTTCAAATTATATGATAAAAAGCGCACCTCTTCAAATAATATTTTTTTTATAAATTTTGAAGATTATCCAAAATTTAAATTTGAGAACAAACAAATATCTTCGCCATTTATTGAATCTATATTAAACAAAATTACAGAGCAATCAGAAGAAAATCCTTTTTATAAAGCTTTTTTAGAGGATATAGAAAATGAAACTACATCTGTTGTCCATCAAAACTATAAACTTCTATCAGACAAAAGTATTCAAAAGTCTATAATTAATCTATTAATTCTAGTATATTTAAAATATGATCAATTTGTTACAGCAAGAACTTTACTAGATTTTATTTATACTCTTATAAAGGGTCCAAAAATATTGATAAACCAGCTATTTGAAGAGCGTTCTAATCCTATTATAAACAATATACACAAAGAAGACCCTATACTAAACAGGACATTTTTACTTGATAAATTTATTTTAGAAAGTTCTACAAATCAAACTAATAATGACCTAGATACTTTTATAGAAGATTTTAACAAAGCATGTAAAAAACCTATATTGAAAAATAATGAACCGTTTACATTATTAAGATGTTTTTACTTATTTAAAGATTGTGAACTTTCAAATAACTATCACCATATATTTAAAGATAGTTTTGAAAAATCCACAAAAAATATAATTAACTTTATTGAATTGATTTCTAGTCATCAGAACTATGATAAAACTGTTATCAAAGAGTTTTATGAAAAATTAAAAAATGCAATCTACATATATGTAAATAAAACAGCTCCAACACTTACCGAAAAGAAACTATTTACTATTTCTGCTATTGAGAACAGCATTATAGCAACACCTCTAAAGATACGTGAAAATACCGACAAAATTAAAGAGCATCAAATTAATACTTTCAACTCATTTCCACTATTTATTACGATAAATGGAATAGAGATTAAAACGATAGATATTACATTTAATATGTATCAACTTCTACTATCAATAAATGAAGGTTACAGACCAAATAAACATGATAGAAATACAATAATTATATTTGAAGAGTTAATTCAATCGATAAATGAAATAGCAATATTATCTGAAGAAATTAGTATTATCCATGATAAAACAAGAATTGATTTTAGCTACATAGAAGATGATGATATAGAGGTGCAAAAATATGAAAGATAA
- the dptG gene encoding DNA phosphorothioation-dependent restriction protein DptG produces MKDKLLQTTVEDIGSRNSIAKFYPFTSSDENYKKKFSYDEVIGEFFSYISSTHLTAYDYEKLKNNCINKFQDALNSSDATSLLETIYLKEEKININSLLLYQTYKGSEKSKDISKIFNELADRSFLNINMDSNVNFLEKIIIDELKNHVKENNIPESTSSYLEFLQPLFNKDLQFISSNKHYFVKNIEAFFELYLFIYCAQLALNLKPNENALSNTEAKELYFVLKYETVSKERKHVFEQGYEYLYEKSKYIFPYFSLLSALAQSLATEDLRLYELYEKFEDTQENVEAFDYFHKIYREAKELNNDEKVFKSKDLTESLNALLDSSYEQFRPSYPNRFRALTKYLNVFKRHIAQPFTKSAGRNGTVLSFDQDTIILLTNISIGESKQLRFQELLKEFKKRGVFFDSKSQNELLNLYERVGNIERKSDSGDAVYVKTTI; encoded by the coding sequence ATGAAAGATAAATTATTGCAAACTACTGTGGAAGATATAGGAAGTAGGAACTCTATTGCTAAATTTTATCCCTTTACTTCAAGTGATGAAAACTATAAAAAAAAGTTTTCATATGATGAAGTAATTGGAGAGTTTTTTTCTTATATTTCAAGTACACATCTTACAGCGTATGACTATGAAAAACTGAAAAACAATTGTATAAATAAATTTCAAGATGCATTAAATAGTTCAGATGCCACATCTCTTTTAGAAACTATATACTTAAAAGAAGAAAAAATCAATATAAACTCTTTACTGCTATATCAAACATATAAAGGAAGTGAAAAGTCAAAAGACATTTCTAAAATTTTTAATGAATTAGCAGATAGAAGTTTTCTTAATATAAATATGGATAGTAATGTTAACTTTTTAGAAAAAATAATTATAGATGAGTTAAAAAATCATGTAAAAGAGAATAATATACCTGAAAGTACTTCATCTTATCTTGAGTTTTTACAACCACTCTTCAATAAAGATTTACAGTTTATATCAAGCAATAAGCACTATTTCGTAAAAAACATAGAAGCTTTTTTCGAATTATATCTTTTTATATATTGTGCACAGCTTGCCTTAAATCTAAAGCCAAATGAAAATGCTCTTTCTAACACAGAAGCAAAAGAATTGTATTTTGTATTAAAATATGAAACTGTCAGTAAAGAAAGAAAGCATGTATTTGAACAAGGGTATGAATATCTTTATGAAAAAAGTAAATATATTTTCCCATACTTTTCATTATTAAGTGCACTGGCTCAATCATTAGCTACTGAAGATTTAAGACTATATGAACTGTATGAAAAATTTGAAGATACACAGGAGAATGTAGAAGCTTTCGACTATTTCCATAAAATATACAGAGAAGCAAAAGAATTAAACAATGATGAAAAAGTTTTTAAGTCAAAAGATCTTACTGAATCGTTAAATGCCCTGTTAGACTCTTCTTATGAACAGTTTAGACCAAGCTATCCTAATCGCTTTCGGGCACTTACAAAATATCTAAACGTATTTAAAAGGCATATAGCACAACCCTTTACAAAAAGTGCAGGAAGAAATGGAACTGTACTTTCTTTTGACCAAGACACAATAATATTATTAACTAACATCTCAATAGGAGAATCAAAACAGCTTAGATTTCAAGAGTTGCTAAAAGAGTTTAAAAAAAGAGGTGTCTTTTTTGATTCAAAATCACAAAATGAACTGTTGAATTTATATGAAAGAGTGGGAAATATTGAAAGAAAAAGTGATAGTGGGGATGCAGTATATGTCAAAACAACAATTTAA